One Elaeis guineensis isolate ETL-2024a chromosome 10, EG11, whole genome shotgun sequence genomic window carries:
- the LOC105052685 gene encoding diacylglycerol kinase 1 isoform X2: MGDCSSQMSQPLKDFYIPDHILIPDLEPEEVSYTPTCPVIVFINSKSGGQLGGDLLKTYRKLLNRVQVYDLGEEAPDKVLQRLYGYFEKLKSDGDTLAAEIQKRLRLIVAGGDGTASWLLGVVSDLKLAQPPPVATVPLGTGNNLPFSFGWGKKNPGTDRQSVEYFLDQVMKATEMQIDSWHIIMRMRAPKEGTCDPVAPLELPHALHAFHRVSTSDSLNVEGYHTFRGGFWNYFSMGMDAQVSYAFHTERKQHPEKFKNQLVNQGTYAKLGWTQGWFFASLSHSSSRNIAQVAKLKIMKRPGHWEELCVPRSIRSIVCLNLPSFSGGLNPWGTPNQRKRDLTAPYVDDGLLEVVGFRDAWHGLVLLAPNGHGTRLAQAHRIRFEFHRGAADHTYMRIDGEPWKQPLPMDDDTVVVEISHLGQVNMLATNHCRSKSIHDPSTPLSASSQHDDEDSCGESEDEWEGERRKFGAAETFKFPEEIDIANLS; the protein is encoded by the exons ATGGGTGACTGCTCTTCTCAGATGAGTCAGCCCTTGAAGGACTTCTATATCCCAGATCACATATTAATACCAGATTTAGAGCCCGAGGAAGTTAGTTATACACCCACTTGTCCTGTAATAGTCTTCATTAACTCGAAAAGTGGTGGCCAGCTTGGAGGTGATTTACTTAAAACATATCGCAAGCTCCTCAATAGAGTTCAG GTTTATGATTTGGGAGAGGAGGCTCCTGACAAGGTGCTGCAAAGACTTTATGGCTACTTTGAAAAACTTAAGTCCGATGGAGATACTCTTGCTGCTGAAATTCAGAAGAGATTGAGACTAATA GTTGCAGGTGGTGATGGCACGGCAAGCTGGCTACTTGGAGTGGTTAGTGATCTTAAACTTGCTCAGCCACCACCTGTTGCCACAGTGCCTTTGGGAACAGGGAACAACCTTCCCTTTTCATTTGGTTGG GGAAAGAAGAATCCTGGCACAGATCGTCAATCCGTGGAATATTTTCTTGATCAGGTGATGAAGGCAACAGAGATGCAAATTGATAG TTGGCATATTATCATGAGGATGCGAGCTCCCAAGGAAGGTACCTGTGATCCAGTTGCTCCTTTAGAACTTCCACATGCTCTGCATGCATTTCACCGTGTTTCAACTTCAGACTCACTTAATGTG GAAGGTTATCACACATTTCGTGGGGGATTTTGGAACTATTTTAGTATGG GAATGGATGCTCAAGTATCATATGCATTTCACACTGAGAGGAAACAGCACCCGGAAAAGTTCAAGAACCAGTTAGTTAATCAG GGTACCTATGCTAAGCTTGGATGGACACAGGGATGGTTTTTTGCTTCTCTCTCTCATTCTTCTTCAAG GAACATAGCTCAGGTTGCAAAGTTGAAGATCATGAAAAGACCAGGCCATTGGGAAGAGCTCTGTGTTCCTCGCAG CATCAGATCAATTGTTTGTCTTAATTTGCCAAGCTTTTCTGGAGGATTAAATCCTTGGGGAACACCAAATCAGCGTAAA AGGGATCTGACTGCACCATATGTTGATGATGGCCTTCTTGAGGTTGTCGGCTTCCGAGATGCTTGGCATGGGCTTGTTTTGCTTGCTCCTAATGGACATGGAACTCGTCTTGCCCAG GCACATCGAATTCGCTTCGAGTTCCACAGGGGTGCAGCAGACCACACATACATGAGAATTGATGGGGAGCCCTGGAAGCAACCTCTGCCCATGGATGATGACACTGTTGTTGTGGAGATCTCCCATCTTGGTCAGGTCAACATGCTCGCGACCAACCACTGCAGATCCAAAAGTATCCACGACCCTTCGACACCTTTGTCGGCGAGCAGCCAACATGATGATGAAGATAGCTGTGGGGAGTCTGAAGACGAGTGGGAAGGTGAGAGGAGGAAGTTTGGTGCTGCAGAGACATTTAAATTTCCCGAGGAAATAGACATAGCTAATCTCAGCTAA
- the LOC105052685 gene encoding diacylglycerol kinase 1 isoform X1 → MGDCSSQMSQPLKDFYIPDHILIPDLEPEEVSYTPTCPVIVFINSKSGGQLGGDLLKTYRKLLNRVQVYDLGEEAPDKVLQRLYGYFEKLKSDGDTLAAEIQKRLRLIVAGGDGTASWLLGVVSDLKLAQPPPVATVPLGTGNNLPFSFGWGKKNPGTDRQSVEYFLDQVMKATEMQIDSWHIIMRMRAPKEGTCDPVAPLELPHALHAFHRVSTSDSLNVEGYHTFRGGFWNYFSMGMDAQVSYAFHTERKQHPEKFKNQLVNQGTYAKLGWTQGWFFASLSHSSSRNIAQVAKLKIMKRPGHWEELCVPRSIRSIVCLNLPSFSGGLNPWGTPNQRKVRDRDLTAPYVDDGLLEVVGFRDAWHGLVLLAPNGHGTRLAQAHRIRFEFHRGAADHTYMRIDGEPWKQPLPMDDDTVVVEISHLGQVNMLATNHCRSKSIHDPSTPLSASSQHDDEDSCGESEDEWEGERRKFGAAETFKFPEEIDIANLS, encoded by the exons ATGGGTGACTGCTCTTCTCAGATGAGTCAGCCCTTGAAGGACTTCTATATCCCAGATCACATATTAATACCAGATTTAGAGCCCGAGGAAGTTAGTTATACACCCACTTGTCCTGTAATAGTCTTCATTAACTCGAAAAGTGGTGGCCAGCTTGGAGGTGATTTACTTAAAACATATCGCAAGCTCCTCAATAGAGTTCAG GTTTATGATTTGGGAGAGGAGGCTCCTGACAAGGTGCTGCAAAGACTTTATGGCTACTTTGAAAAACTTAAGTCCGATGGAGATACTCTTGCTGCTGAAATTCAGAAGAGATTGAGACTAATA GTTGCAGGTGGTGATGGCACGGCAAGCTGGCTACTTGGAGTGGTTAGTGATCTTAAACTTGCTCAGCCACCACCTGTTGCCACAGTGCCTTTGGGAACAGGGAACAACCTTCCCTTTTCATTTGGTTGG GGAAAGAAGAATCCTGGCACAGATCGTCAATCCGTGGAATATTTTCTTGATCAGGTGATGAAGGCAACAGAGATGCAAATTGATAG TTGGCATATTATCATGAGGATGCGAGCTCCCAAGGAAGGTACCTGTGATCCAGTTGCTCCTTTAGAACTTCCACATGCTCTGCATGCATTTCACCGTGTTTCAACTTCAGACTCACTTAATGTG GAAGGTTATCACACATTTCGTGGGGGATTTTGGAACTATTTTAGTATGG GAATGGATGCTCAAGTATCATATGCATTTCACACTGAGAGGAAACAGCACCCGGAAAAGTTCAAGAACCAGTTAGTTAATCAG GGTACCTATGCTAAGCTTGGATGGACACAGGGATGGTTTTTTGCTTCTCTCTCTCATTCTTCTTCAAG GAACATAGCTCAGGTTGCAAAGTTGAAGATCATGAAAAGACCAGGCCATTGGGAAGAGCTCTGTGTTCCTCGCAG CATCAGATCAATTGTTTGTCTTAATTTGCCAAGCTTTTCTGGAGGATTAAATCCTTGGGGAACACCAAATCAGCGTAAAGTGCGAGAC AGGGATCTGACTGCACCATATGTTGATGATGGCCTTCTTGAGGTTGTCGGCTTCCGAGATGCTTGGCATGGGCTTGTTTTGCTTGCTCCTAATGGACATGGAACTCGTCTTGCCCAG GCACATCGAATTCGCTTCGAGTTCCACAGGGGTGCAGCAGACCACACATACATGAGAATTGATGGGGAGCCCTGGAAGCAACCTCTGCCCATGGATGATGACACTGTTGTTGTGGAGATCTCCCATCTTGGTCAGGTCAACATGCTCGCGACCAACCACTGCAGATCCAAAAGTATCCACGACCCTTCGACACCTTTGTCGGCGAGCAGCCAACATGATGATGAAGATAGCTGTGGGGAGTCTGAAGACGAGTGGGAAGGTGAGAGGAGGAAGTTTGGTGCTGCAGAGACATTTAAATTTCCCGAGGAAATAGACATAGCTAATCTCAGCTAA